GATCCTGACGTCAAGTGAACACAAGCCAGAGTTGGCAGATGATGCGGCATCCATGGACGTTGTTAGCATGCAGAAGAGCAGTTCTCTGCTCCCGCGGGACCAACGACCAGATGTAACGTTTTGGCCAAAGCCAGATGATATCCCTCTGAGACCGGGCTCCGAGATTGCTTTAAGCCGTCTGACTGATTGTCTGTCGCATTTGCCGCATCTTATCGACCCGGAAGTTCACTATGAGATTCTATTGAAGCGTGGGCTAGCTCAGTCAGGGTTAACGACACCGTCGTCAATGATAGTTGACACGGTGCTTCGACCAGACGAGATGCGTGACCCGAAAAAAACTTCGGTAGAGGCGGCTTGGATGCTGATGGCCGTTGACACGTACAAGTTGCCATTCGTAGTGAAGCTGCCTCAGTCGTCGGGGAAAGGCACTTTTATATTATCAAGCGAGGAGGAGCGTGTCCAGCTCTCGGAAATGCTTAAAccgcagctgcagcagatgctCGAGCAGACTACGGAAGCGAATCACCAGCTACACCCTTGCTCCCTGGTTCTTTAGGACTACATTGCTGGAAAAGTCGTGGCTCTGTCGCTGTTTATTATGCGGAAAGGTCGTGCAATTTTTGTTGGTTGCTGCAAGCAGAAGTTCAATGACGAGGGACAGTGGGCTGGTGGTTCTATATCGTACGCGAAACAGGCTGAGATGCGCAAGTTATATTCAGGATCCATGGAAAAGGCTGCCCTTTTTCTGCATCGGAAGGGATATTATGGGCCAGCGGGTATAGACATACTCACAAGCCCATCGGGAGAGCAGTACATCATTGACCTCAACGTTCAAATCACGGGAACGTTTAATCTCGGACTGGTCGCAGGACACTTCACTAAACGTGGCATGAATAGAGCCATGGTGGAGGCTGCGTACTTTTCCTGTTCGAGGGTGAAGTTTAAGGAGATCTTTGCACGTGAAATGCGCGAGGgacgcatcatcatcacggCCTGGACTTATAACGAGCGCCTGGAGCTGAGCTTTGGAGTCTTTATCATCGGAGGGAGCACCTCGGGCGAAATCAAGTGGCAGCTTATGCAGGTTTAGAACCATGCGGTGCTGGGTCTGGACGCTATCGTGGAATGTTAGACTAGGTGAAAAGAGGGCTAGAGTACTGAGTAAAGCAGATAGACAAAATTTCGGCCAAGTAAATCTCTCTGTTTCCCTTGATTTGAGAGGTTGACGTAGCAAGCCCGACGTGGAGACCCTGGGATATTTGCATCTACCGGCCAGGCATAACTCGGGGAGCAATATAACGTATGCAATTGTTGTCTGAGACCATGTATGGCACCAAGATTACCATGTGATGCATAGCCTCATCCTAATAAGTAAGGTGACAAAGTGGTGAAGTCAGGCTGTCGAGGTTGTTACCTCACAGAAGTACCGGTCGTTTCCcggattcaatgttcaagTGTCTCATCTCAACCCAAAGCGAATCCGACCGAAATAAAGACAAAGCGAAGCAGATGAGGCCACCATTTCGGCTCCAAGAGGAAGACATGGCATCCTGCTCAGACACGGgcgccaacaccagcaaTAATGTCGACGAcagagcagcttcttggGTGGCAATgccgcagaagcagcagctcgCCCTTATCGTGATGGCCAGGTTCTGCGAAACAATAGCCAATGGCAGCCTTTAGAGCTTCATAATATTCCAGCTGCGGTCATTTATGCTGCCCGACGGCTCTGCGCCGAGCACCGCCATGGTCGCTTTCTAACTTTCCTTGCTGCGTGCGAGCGTCGCGACACCGCAGCTCGTCACTTCAACGCTTTAGGGTGTTCTGGCCGACCACCCTTGTGTTGGACGTAAAcccatcatcgtctttgGTCTTGCGACGGCGGGGGTTGccagcttgggcttggcctTTACGAGGAGCTTTGCCGGCGCTGTGCTCTGTTGGCTGCTCGTCGGCCTGGCAAATGGCAACAAGCCTGCAATGAGGAGCATGATCAGGGAAATTAGCGGGGACAAATTCGAGTCGCGGGCCGTGTTGCTGCTCCTAATAGCTTTTAATGTTGGATCCATTGTCGGACTAGTGCTGGGTGGGCTTCTCGCCGAGGGGGCTGTAAATAGGACACCATGGCTGTCCAGATGGCCTTTTGCATTGCCAAACGTGGTCAATGGTATACTGCAAATGAGCTGTGCGGCCTTAATAGCATTTTATCTCCGAGAGACTCTCAACAACGCTAGCAAGTCAAAAAACAAACGTGGACGGCGTGTTTACACGTCCATGGTACCTGAATGGGCCAGACGACTCCATAATCGATATTTTCAGCGGAAACAACAGTATGAGTTGCTTGAGAACCAAGAGCAAGGTATAGAGGAGCAGGGAGAATGCGAAACAGCCGGAGCATCTAAACTGGATGACAAGAAGCAATACGTTAGCATCTGGACGCGACGCTTGGGTTTAACGCTTGCCGCCCGCGCACTGCTGGTGATGCATATATTTTCCTATCCGGCACTTCTACTTGTCTTCGCGTCGACACCACGATACCAACCAGTCGATGCCTCTGCAACGACGACGGCTGCGACGGCCATGGTAGATAACAAAGTCAAGACCAACAGCACTTCGGCCTATGTTCATGTTCCTGTTGGCTACCATCCACACGCGCCATTCACCTTTACGGGTGGCCTTGCATTCAAGCCGCATGATATCGCTGCCGTGTTCGCGATCCGCGGCCTCGTGGGTctgatgctgcagctcctcttcttcccatACCTGCGAGACGTCTTTGGCACCCTCTGACTGTATCGCTACgctctcctcgtcttcccCGTGACGTACTTTGCCACGCTGTATCTGGCCACTCTCAAGTCCTTgacgctgccgccgctgcccGCGTCCGGCGTCTCGCTCTGGATCATGGTGACAGCCATTCTGGTGATTCAGTCAACAGCCTGTTCGCTTGCTCTTCCGGCCGGGTCGATGCTCCTTAACGCAGCGTGTCCGGACCGGTCAGTTCTCGGCACGGTTAACGGCATCGGTCAGAGCGTCTCGTCGGCAGCTAGGGCCATCGGTCAACTAGTGATGATGGGCTGGCTGTACGGCGTGGGTCTAAAGGTTGGCATGGTCGGTGTAGCGTGGTGGGCCATGGCGGGAGTGGCCACGGCGGCTGCGGTGGCAGCGGCGTGTGTTCCGGTTGAACCCTCTAGTGAGAAGAGAGAATTCAGTACACATAGTTGTGTGGAGGCGGAATGAGCTGATCTGTAGTGTACGTTCAAGAGAATATCCCATTTAGGCTGCAGCAGAGCAAACATGTGATGCATGCGGCTTTAAAGTCGTAGGAATGGCAGGCAGACTTCGTCACCCAATCGTGATGGCAAGGCAGCTTATGGCAAAGTGCATTATACGTGTGTCTAAGGTCTCCCCATTAGAGCTAATAACATAAGTGAGCGTGTAAGCTGTAACTTGGTATATATGCGCCGGTCCCTCTATTTAAGAGTGGAAGGCATTCTGTTCCGCAATGTACGATGTCCCATCCCCTactttgtttttgtttttggccAACCTTGGCTGACAGTCCTCTACAACAAATCCTTCGATCAACATGCCTTTTGCATTCTATCTCTTATGCGAACTGCTGTCTGACCTCGAAAGGATCCAAGCGGGAACTTCCAGTACCAAGACAATCCAGGACGCCACCGCTCGAAGCCTTATTTCTTAGTTTAACAAACACAAATCCATTATCCCACGCCAAGGCCCAGAAGCTGTGGCATTTCTGTTTTGCCTTTTCCCAGAACGCAGGCCGGATTGAGTCTTTGGGTTGTCAAAAAGACGGCTCGAGTGCATTATCCAGCAAGCTTAATGTCTCGGGATATCCCGATTGAAAGAGCTGCAGAGATGGCAAACCAGCAACGGCCCTAATTTTGTAACGTGTGCTGAGAGACTAATAGCTGCTACAGACTGCGAACATAAAGGAAGTCCCAGAATGTTGCTAGGTGAACTCGACGACATTCTTAATCGGATTGCGGCTCTGTCACCGTTCTCTGCAATGGATATCCGCCAGTCAATTCATCAAAATCGTGGCTAATTAAGCAGTGCAAGCGGCATTATTCTGACTGTATTTCGAAGGTTGCAGAGCTGCGAGGTTAAATGGCTGATCCgcatgttgttgaaggaCTCCAGTCATGTTTGTGTCCCGGAAGGGCAATTGATAGGGGCGCCACCCCGAATTGATACGGACGCCAACATCTTAGGGATGCCACAAGAATGGGGTCTCTCATTGGTTGAAAGCGTAAGTTGACCCATCAAAGGCGGTGTGGTCAAAAGTTTCAAACAGCCTTAACAGTGAAGCCAATGATGCACAATTAAGTGAGCTCTAGTGCGCCTACAAAGAGTTAAACATGATGCCATACCACGCAGAGGGCCCAGCCTGCCTACTTTGGTCATATGCTGTTCTAAAGAAGTAATGCGCCTCTTCTATCTATGGGGCTATAGGTGTTTCGTTGCGACGTTAAACATACAGTCCACAACCCTAAAACATCGCCAAGAATAAAGTAACAATTTCATCAGAGGTTGCTAAAATTTAGGCAGCTACGTTACGGTATAACTATTATGCAACCTTCCTCTTGCCTTTCGTCTGTGTGTATTTCGTCCAGCACCTTATCTACAATAGCGTTTATCTCCAGaccattgccaaattctAATTTAGCAAGTGGTTCTGATTGTTGCCAAGGGCAGACCTTCGAGGACTTAACATAGCCAGCTGTGTGGCACTTGCTGCACCTTCGCGGTGCCCGTGTACGTGTTAGGGATTTTATAAGTCCGCCTTCAGCGCAAGATCCTATCGCCTCACCAACTAATAGCTCCCACTGAGACATTCGTCTTCGCACACTTGGTTGAGTTCTCCGGCCACTTGCCTGTATACCAGTCGTGTTTCCACACCCAAGCGGCATTAGCCCTCTTTCGTTTAACTGGGTTTTAGATATCTAGGCACCCTCGCCTGCGACGCAAGCCAAGGTTGTCTTATTTTGACTTCCCCTTGGTCGGCCGCGGCGCTTTAGCTGACTGCTTAGGGTCCGAATGTCTAAAGTACAACGATTGCGCGTTTTATCATTAACCTTTGCCGCCATGCGTGCTGGTACAGGTTGAGGGGTGTTTTTTGGTCGCCCGCGAAGACTTGTGGCAATCTTTAGGTCTAAGATTCGGCGGTACACATCTCGGCTTACCGGCTCTCTCAGATGCCATCGCGGGTGGACATCCCACTTCATCAGAGGCGTCGCCGTTGTAAGCTTCGCATAGATTGTGTGGTGGCAAGGCACACCAAGCTCAAAAGAAACATTGCACTCGTCGCTGCAAGTTCTAACATTATCCGGCTAAGGCTTGGACAAGCTTGGGATGCCTTTTAGTGCCTTGCGATGCTCTCGGGTAATTAAAGCAAGTGCCTTCTTAGACACCACGTGAGGAAGCTCGCCCAGATATTCTAAGCCGTGCCCCACGTGCTCTCGCGCCGTCAACACTTCATCCTAGGCACAGGCCTGGCGGAACTCCCTCTCCTGGTCTTCTAGCATACCCTGAATTGCTTCAACAAGTCGGTATAAATAGCTCATTCCGTTCAACAGATAGCTCTTTATGTTGTTATTGCTAGCCTCTGTGCCAGAAGTCACTCGAATGCCGAAATTGCGGTACTTTTGAATGAAGCATCGGGCCTATTGCGCCCTTACTAGCATATATGTACTATACAGATACGCAAGGATTGCTCTCTAGTCACCGAACTGCCGGCAGAGGCACTCCCAGGCCTTCTTATGG
The genomic region above belongs to Pochonia chlamydosporia 170 chromosome 2, whole genome shotgun sequence and contains:
- a CDS encoding solid-state culture specific protein (similar to Trichophyton verrucosum HKI 0517 XP_003023707.1); the protein is MRKGRAIFVGCCKQKFNDEGQWAGGSISYAKQAEMRKLYSGSMEKAALFLHRKGYYGPAGIDILTSPSGEQYIIDLNVQITGTFNLGLVAGHFTKRGMNRAMVEAAYFSCSRVKFKEIFAREMREGRIIITAWTYNERLELSFGVFIIGGSTSGEIKWQLMQV